One part of the Ictidomys tridecemlineatus isolate mIctTri1 chromosome 13, mIctTri1.hap1, whole genome shotgun sequence genome encodes these proteins:
- the Zbtb7c gene encoding zinc finger and BTB domain-containing protein 7C, with protein sequence MANGIDELIGIPFPNHSSEVLCSLNEQRHDGLLCDVLLVVQEQEYRTHRSVLAACSKYFKKLFTAGSLASQPYVYEIDFVQPEALAAILEFAYTSTLTITASNVKHILNAARMLEIQCIVNVCLEIMEPGGEGGEEDDKEDDDDDEDDDDEEDEEEEEEEEEEDDDDTEDFADQENLPDPQDINCHQSPSKTDHLTEKAYSDTPRDFPDSFQAGSPGHLGVIRDFSIESLLRENLYPKANIPDRRPSLSPFAPDFFPHLWPGDFGAFAQLPEQPMDSGPLDLVIKNRKIKEEEKEELPPPPPPPFPSDFFKDMFPDLPGGPLGPIKAENDYGAYLNFLSATHLGSLFPPWPLVEERKLKPKASQQCPICHKVIMGAGKLPRHMRTHTGEKPYMCNICEVRFTRQDKLKIHMRKHTGERPYLCIHCNAKFVHNYDLKNHMRIHTGVRPYQCEFCYKSFTRSDHLHRHIKRQSCRMARPRRGRKPAAWRAASLLFGPGGPAPEKAAFVMPPALGEVGGHLGGAAVCLPGPSPTKHFLAAPKGALSLQELERQFEETQMKLFGRAQLEAERNAGGLLALALAENVAAARPYFPLPDPWAAGLAGLPGLAGLNHVASISEANN encoded by the exons ATGGCCAATGGCATTGACGAGCTCATCGGCATTCCCTTCCCCAACCACAGCAGCGAGGTGCTGTGCAGCCTCAACGAGCAGCGGCACGATGGCCTGCTCTGCGACGTGCTCCTGGTGGTGCAGGAGCAGGAGTACCGCACGCACCGCTCGGTCCTGGCCGCCTGCAGCAAGTATTTCAAGAAGCTCTTCACGGCCGGCAGCCTAGCCAGCCAGCCCTACGTGTACGAGATCGACTTCGTGCAGCCCGAGGCGCTGGCCGCCATCCTGGAGTTCGCCTACACCTCCACGCTCACCATCACCGCCTCCAACGTCAAGCACATCCTCAACGCCGCCCGGATGCTGGAGATCCAGTGCATCGTGAACGTGTGCCTGGAGATCATGGAGCCCGGCGGCGAGGGCGGCGAGGAGGACGACAAGGAGGATGACGACGACGACGAAGACGACGACGACGAGGAGgacgaagaggaggaggaggaggaagaggaggaggacgaCGACGATACGGAGGACTTTGCTGACCAAGAAAACCTGCCTGACCCCCAGGACATCAACTGCCACCAAAGCCCCTCCAAGACGGACCATCTCACGGAGAAGGCCTATTCAGACACACCCAGGGACTTCCCGGACTCCTTCCAGGCCGGCAGCCCTGGCCATCTAGGGGTGATCCGGGACTTCTCCATCGAATCTCTGCTGAGGGAGAACCTGTACCCCAAAGCCAACATCCCTGACCGGAGACCCTCCTTATCTCCATTTGCCCCAGACTTCTTCCCACACCTCTGGCCGGGAGACTTTGGTGCCTTTGCCCAGCTGCCTGAGCAGCCAATGGACAGTGGGCCATTGGATCTGGTCATCAAAAACCGGAAGatcaaggaggaagagaaggaagagctgcccccgccccctcccccacccttccctAGCGACTTCTTCAAGGACATGTTCCCTGACCTGCCTGGGGGACCACTAGGCCCCATCAAGGCAGAGAACGACTACGGTGCCTATCTCAACTTCTTGAGTGCCACTCACCTGGGGAGCCTCTTCCCACCCTGGCCACTGGTGGAGGAGCGCAAGCTGAAGCCCAAGGCATCTCAGCAGTGCCCCATCTGCCACAAAGTCATCATGGGGGCCGGGAAGCTGCCGCGGCACATGAGGACCCACACCGGGGAGAAGCCATACATGTGCAACATCTGCGAGGTCCGCTTCACCAG GCAGGACAAGCTGAAGATCCACATGCGGAAGCACACAGGGGAGCGGCCCTACCTGTGCATTCACTGCAACGCCAAGTTTGTGCACAACTACGACCTCAAGAACCACATGCGCATCCACACGGGCGTGCGGCCCTACCAGTGCGAGTTCTGCTACAAGAGCTTCACGCGCTCCGACCACCTGCACCGCCACATCAAGCGCCAGAGCTGCCGCATGGCCCGGCCCCGGCGCGGCCGCAAACCCGCCGCCTGGAGGGCCGCCAGCCTGCTCTTTGGCCCTGGCGGCCCAGCGCCCGAAAAGGCGGCCTTCGTGATGCCACCTGCGCTGGGCGAGGTGGGCGGCCACCTGGGCGGCGCCGCCGTGTGCCTCCCGGGCCCCAGCCCCACCAAGCACTTCCTGGCGGCACCCAAGGGCGCGCTGAGCCTGCAGGAGCTGGAGCGGCAGTTCGAGGAGACGCAGATGAAGCTGTTCGGGCGCGCGCAGCTGGAGGCCGAGAGGAACGCGGGCGGCCTCCTGGCCTTGGCGCTGGCCGAGAACGTGGCCGCCGCGCGGCCCTATTTCCCGCTGCCGGACCCCTGGGCCGCGGGCCTGGCCGGCCTCCCAGGGCTCGCTGGCCTCAACCACGTGGCCTCCATCTCAGAAGCCAACAACTAG